Proteins found in one Brachypodium distachyon strain Bd21 chromosome 5, Brachypodium_distachyon_v3.0, whole genome shotgun sequence genomic segment:
- the LOC100839163 gene encoding flavanone 3-dioxygenase 2 isoform X1, which yields MANQLLSTVSCHDTLPEGYARPESDRPRLAEVATDSNIPLIDLASPDKLRVIAEIDRACRTYGFFQVINHGISEELLEKVMAVGLEFFRLPPEEKAKLYSDEPSKKIRLSTSFNVRKETVHNWRDYLRLHCHPLEEFVPDWPSNPEAFKEIISTYCREVRLLGLRLMGAISLSLGLDENYVENVLGEQEQHMAVNYYPRCPEPDLTYGLPKHTDPNALTVLLQDPNVSGLQVLKDGQWIAVDPRPNALVINLGDQLQFFTGAEQRRVQERVAPGRGERGAGAHVGGIFPVPVQQRRDRPRGEARRRRGRARVPELHLRRVLQQVLEQEPRPGALPGALQRPEVIRTCRAHGLASSSPHGVLALVKIYGGALAIAHLS from the exons ATGGCGAACCAGCTTCTTTCCACTGTTTCGTGCCACGACACCCTCCCGGAGGGCTATGCCCGGCCCGAGTCCGACCGGCCTCGCCTCGCCGAGGTGGCCACCGACAGCAACATCCCCCTCATCGACCTCGCCTCGCCGGACAAGCTCCGCGTCATCGCCGAGATCGACCGGGCTTGCCGCACCTACGGTTTCTTCCAG GTCATAAATCATGGAATATCAGAGGAGTTACTGGAGAAGGTGATGGCCGTCGGGCTAGAGTTCTTCCGGCTCCCGCCGGAAGAGAAAGCGAAGCTCTACTCGGACGAGCCTTCCAAGAAAATAAGGCTTTCCACAAGCTTCAACGTCCGCAAGGAGACGGTCCACAACTGGCGGGACTATCTGCGCCTTCATTGCCACCCGTTGGAGGAGTTCGTGCCCGACTGGCCTTCCAATCCTGAAGCGTTCAA GGAGATCATCAGCACCTACTGCCGCGAAGTCCGGCTCCTGGGGCTCCGGCTCATGGGCGCGATCTCCCTCAGCCTGGGCCTCGATGAAAACTACGTGGAGAATGTGCTCGGCGAACAGGAGCAGCACATGGCCGTCAACTACTACCCACGGTGCCCGGAACCCGATCTCACCTACGGCCTGCCCAAGCACACCGACCCCAACGCACTCACCGTGCTCCTGCAGGACCCCAACGTCTCGGGCCTCCAGGTCCTCAAAGACGGCCAATGGATCGCCGTCGACCCCCGGCCCAACGCCCTCGTCATCAACCTCGGCGACCAGCTGCAG TTTTTTACAGGCGCTGAGCAACGGCGCGTACAAGAGCGTGTGGCACCGGGCCGTGGTGAACGCGGCGCAGGAGCGCATGTCGGTGGCATCTTTCCTGTGCCCGTGCAACAGCGCCGTGATCGGCCCCGCGGcgaagctcgtcggcgacggGGACGAGCCCGTGTACCGGAGCTACACCTACGACGAGTACTACAACAAGTTCTGGAGCAGGAACCTCGACCAGGAGCACTGCCTGGAGCTCTTCAGAGGCCAGAAGTAATTCGTACGTGCCGTGCGCACGGACTTGCTTCGAGTAGCCCGCACGGGGTGCTTGCTTTGGTTAAGATTTATGGCGGAGCATTAGCTATTGCGCATCTCTCCTAA
- the LOC104585408 gene encoding putative RING-H2 finger protein ATL50: MHHSTKRTFPIAQWRFIKTSITKLSLRSQPYQRERVVLDQAFTTIMAHPCSDHGYDLVALRRKLRLLLHLLDCVRFLAAVVLDRLGVLSCPDETLPGQPWAELVDCTGAMERLMEAAFREPSSKRYSSTAVPQYRRRRIGLAAEASEEYKGADDDEGREAVCAICLAPLQEAGGCQQQRVTELCSCSHAFHAACIDSWFASGEGDGAGTCPLCRTPTLPPAWGGWPEAVPHAS; the protein is encoded by the coding sequence ATGCACCACAGTACCAAACGTACTTTCCCAATTGCTCAATGGCGATTTATAAAGACGTCTATAACGAAGCTTAGCTTGCGCAGCCAACCATATCAACGAGAGAGAGTAGTACTCGATCAAGCGTTTACTACCATCATGGCCCATCCCTGCAGTGATCACGGCTACGACCTTGTTGCGCTGCGACGAAagctccggctcctcctccacctcctcgacTGCGTCCGCTTCCTCGCGGCCGTCGTCCTGGACCGCCTCGGCGTCCTCTCGTGCCCCGACGAGACGCTGCCCGGGCAGCCCTGGGCTGAGCTCGTCGACTGTACAGGTGCCATGGAGCGCCTCATGGAGGCGGCGTTTCGGGAGCCTAGCTCGAAGCGGTACTCGTCGACGGCCGTGCCGCAGTACAGGCGACGGCGGATTGGGCTGGCGGCAGAAGCGTCAGAAGAATACAAGGgagccgacgacgacgaggggAGAGAGGCCGTCTGCGCGATTTGCTTGGCGCCGCTGCAGGAAGCCGGAGGGTGCCAGCAGCAGCGGGTCACGGAGCTGTGCAGCTGCTCGCACGCTTTCCACGCCGCGTGCATCGATTCTTGGTTCGCGAGCGGGGAGGGCGACGGCGCAGGGACCTGCCCGCTATGCCGCACGCCGACGCTGCCACCGGCGTGGGGTGGGTGGCCAGAAGCAGTGCCACACGCGTCTTGA
- the LOC100839163 gene encoding flavanone 3-dioxygenase 2 isoform X2, with translation MANQLLSTVSCHDTLPEGYARPESDRPRLAEVATDSNIPLIDLASPDKLRVIAEIDRACRTYGFFQVINHGISEELLEKVMAVGLEFFRLPPEEKAKLYSDEPSKKIRLSTSFNVRKETVHNWRDYLRLHCHPLEEFVPDWPSNPEAFKEIISTYCREVRLLGLRLMGAISLSLGLDENYVENVLGEQEQHMAVNYYPRCPEPDLTYGLPKHTDPNALTVLLQDPNVSGLQVLKDGQWIAVDPRPNALVINLGDQLQALSNGAYKSVWHRAVVNAAQERMSVASFLCPCNSAVIGPAAKLVGDGDEPVYRSYTYDEYYNKFWSRNLDQEHCLELFRGQK, from the exons ATGGCGAACCAGCTTCTTTCCACTGTTTCGTGCCACGACACCCTCCCGGAGGGCTATGCCCGGCCCGAGTCCGACCGGCCTCGCCTCGCCGAGGTGGCCACCGACAGCAACATCCCCCTCATCGACCTCGCCTCGCCGGACAAGCTCCGCGTCATCGCCGAGATCGACCGGGCTTGCCGCACCTACGGTTTCTTCCAG GTCATAAATCATGGAATATCAGAGGAGTTACTGGAGAAGGTGATGGCCGTCGGGCTAGAGTTCTTCCGGCTCCCGCCGGAAGAGAAAGCGAAGCTCTACTCGGACGAGCCTTCCAAGAAAATAAGGCTTTCCACAAGCTTCAACGTCCGCAAGGAGACGGTCCACAACTGGCGGGACTATCTGCGCCTTCATTGCCACCCGTTGGAGGAGTTCGTGCCCGACTGGCCTTCCAATCCTGAAGCGTTCAA GGAGATCATCAGCACCTACTGCCGCGAAGTCCGGCTCCTGGGGCTCCGGCTCATGGGCGCGATCTCCCTCAGCCTGGGCCTCGATGAAAACTACGTGGAGAATGTGCTCGGCGAACAGGAGCAGCACATGGCCGTCAACTACTACCCACGGTGCCCGGAACCCGATCTCACCTACGGCCTGCCCAAGCACACCGACCCCAACGCACTCACCGTGCTCCTGCAGGACCCCAACGTCTCGGGCCTCCAGGTCCTCAAAGACGGCCAATGGATCGCCGTCGACCCCCGGCCCAACGCCCTCGTCATCAACCTCGGCGACCAGCTGCAG GCGCTGAGCAACGGCGCGTACAAGAGCGTGTGGCACCGGGCCGTGGTGAACGCGGCGCAGGAGCGCATGTCGGTGGCATCTTTCCTGTGCCCGTGCAACAGCGCCGTGATCGGCCCCGCGGcgaagctcgtcggcgacggGGACGAGCCCGTGTACCGGAGCTACACCTACGACGAGTACTACAACAAGTTCTGGAGCAGGAACCTCGACCAGGAGCACTGCCTGGAGCTCTTCAGAGGCCAGAAGTAA